One window of Streptomyces sp. NBC_00273 genomic DNA carries:
- a CDS encoding TetR/AcrR family transcriptional regulator: MTSTPSPARRSKITPEREQEFYDAVLEQLREYGYEALTMEGVAARASCGKSTLYRQWKTKPQLVAAALRAGRRGTLVAVDTGSLAGDLREAARIAAGTSGRDTRLTQALGHAVLSDEELQAALREALVEPELAAFAEMVGRAVARGEIAADHPAVEFLPAQLMGVLRIRPVLEGRYADADYLVRFVDAVMLPSLGLTPSRPTGPPADRAS; this comes from the coding sequence ATGACGTCGACACCGTCCCCCGCGCGCCGCTCCAAGATCACACCGGAGCGTGAGCAGGAGTTCTACGACGCCGTCCTGGAGCAGCTGCGCGAGTACGGCTACGAGGCCCTGACCATGGAGGGCGTCGCCGCCCGGGCCAGCTGCGGCAAGTCGACGCTCTACCGGCAGTGGAAGACCAAGCCCCAGCTCGTCGCCGCCGCCCTGCGCGCGGGCCGCCGCGGCACCCTCGTCGCCGTGGACACCGGGTCGCTGGCCGGAGATCTGCGCGAGGCGGCCCGGATCGCGGCCGGCACCTCCGGCAGGGACACCCGACTGACACAGGCCCTCGGGCACGCCGTGCTCAGCGACGAGGAACTCCAGGCCGCGCTGCGCGAGGCGCTGGTCGAGCCGGAGCTGGCCGCGTTCGCCGAGATGGTCGGACGGGCCGTGGCGCGCGGCGAGATCGCCGCGGACCATCCGGCCGTGGAGTTCCTCCCCGCCCAGCTGATGGGCGTCCTCCGGATCCGGCCGGTGTTGGAGGGACGGTACGCGGACGCCGACTACCTGGTCCGGTTCGTCGACGCCGTGATGCTCCCGTCCCTGGGCCTCACGCCTTCCCGCCCCACCGGCCCCCCGGCCGACCGGGCCTCCTGA
- a CDS encoding TerD family protein: protein MTGVRKGLAKVEFALRWDPSPTGTPANDLDIVAAVYGAADLHGAPVQLVHFGSRSPDGTITLNRDSHTGQGFGFDEVMTIELHRIAPESSRVVVGVVIQNTDAGAAGPTKTFADIGGAGFRIREGHTDLAEGDFAAVTAATAATVAEFTRDASGPWSFDLRLHGFEADPEAFARTMGALR from the coding sequence GTGACCGGTGTACGCAAGGGTCTGGCCAAGGTGGAGTTCGCGCTGCGGTGGGACCCGAGCCCGACGGGCACGCCCGCGAACGACCTCGACATAGTCGCCGCGGTCTACGGCGCCGCGGACCTCCACGGGGCGCCCGTCCAGCTCGTGCACTTCGGCAGCCGGTCGCCCGACGGCACCATCACCTTGAACCGGGACAGCCACACCGGCCAGGGCTTCGGCTTCGACGAGGTGATGACCATCGAGCTGCACCGGATCGCACCGGAGTCGAGCCGGGTGGTGGTCGGCGTGGTCATCCAGAACACCGACGCCGGCGCCGCGGGCCCCACGAAGACCTTCGCCGACATCGGCGGCGCCGGGTTCCGGATCCGTGAGGGTCACACCGACCTGGCCGAGGGTGACTTCGCGGCCGTGACCGCCGCCACCGCGGCCACCGTCGCCGAATTCACCCGGGACGCCTCGGGTCCCTGGTCCTTCGACCTGCGACTGCACGGCTTCGAAGCCGACCCCGAAGCGTTCGCCCGGACCATGGGCGCGCTCCGCTGA
- a CDS encoding glutamate ABC transporter substrate-binding protein has product MKVPQAGAVAAVIAIALTASGCGVFDDGDQGEGTLPIGIKFDQPGIGLRETDGTFSGFDVDVATYVAKELGYKSNKIEFKQVYSNDRELLLQYNEVKFVVASYSINDKRKEKVDFAGPYFVAHQDLMTRAGDASITKAEDLNSKSLCSVSGSTSAENLRKNLAPKAGLLEMAGYADCVVALQESRVDAMTTDNSILAGYAARKGSENKFKLLGQNLSNENYGIGVKKGNKELQRKINDALKKMVADGSWEAAVKKNFGENYRYEPAPAITPVS; this is encoded by the coding sequence ATGAAGGTTCCCCAGGCCGGTGCGGTCGCCGCAGTGATCGCGATCGCCCTGACCGCCTCCGGGTGCGGCGTCTTCGACGATGGGGACCAGGGGGAGGGGACCCTCCCCATCGGCATCAAGTTCGACCAGCCCGGCATAGGCCTGCGGGAGACCGACGGCACCTTCTCCGGATTCGACGTCGACGTCGCCACGTACGTGGCCAAGGAACTCGGCTACAAGTCGAACAAGATCGAATTCAAGCAGGTCTACAGCAACGACCGCGAACTGCTGCTCCAGTACAACGAGGTCAAGTTCGTCGTCGCGAGCTATTCGATCAACGACAAGCGCAAGGAGAAGGTCGACTTCGCCGGACCGTACTTCGTCGCGCACCAGGACCTGATGACGCGCGCCGGCGACGCTTCGATCACCAAGGCCGAAGACCTCAATTCGAAGAGCCTGTGCTCGGTCTCCGGCTCCACCTCGGCCGAGAACCTCCGCAAGAACCTCGCCCCCAAGGCGGGCCTGCTGGAGATGGCCGGCTACGCGGACTGCGTCGTCGCGCTCCAGGAGAGCCGGGTCGACGCCATGACCACCGACAACTCCATCCTGGCCGGGTACGCCGCCCGCAAGGGCAGCGAGAACAAGTTCAAGCTGCTCGGCCAGAACCTGAGCAACGAGAACTACGGCATCGGTGTCAAGAAGGGCAACAAGGAGCTCCAGCGGAAGATCAACGACGCGCTGAAGAAGATGGTCGCGGACGGCTCCTGGGAGGCGGCCGTGAAGAAGAACTTCGGCGAGAACTACCGGTACGAGCCGGCTCCGGCGATCACCCCCGTGAGCTGA
- a CDS encoding DJ-1/PfpI family protein — protein sequence MAVKILIVTGDAAESLEVLYPYQRLREEGYEVHIAAPQVKKLRFVVHDFEEGFDTYTEKPGYTWPADLAFADVVTEDYAALVVPGGRAPEYLRNDPEVRRILAAFAESDKPIAQICHGPLITAAAGGLAGRRVTAYPALELDMKAAGAEFEDSETVVDGTLVSARAWPDHSRWMREFLTVLRGKAPVA from the coding sequence ATGGCAGTGAAGATCCTCATCGTGACCGGCGACGCGGCCGAGTCGCTGGAGGTCCTGTATCCGTACCAGCGCCTGCGCGAGGAGGGGTACGAGGTCCACATCGCGGCGCCGCAGGTGAAGAAGCTGCGGTTCGTGGTCCACGACTTCGAGGAGGGCTTCGACACCTACACCGAGAAGCCCGGCTACACCTGGCCCGCCGACCTGGCCTTCGCGGACGTCGTCACCGAGGACTACGCGGCCCTGGTCGTCCCGGGCGGCCGGGCGCCGGAGTACCTGCGCAACGACCCCGAAGTGCGCCGGATCCTGGCTGCCTTCGCGGAGTCCGACAAGCCGATCGCCCAGATCTGCCACGGCCCGCTCATCACGGCCGCGGCCGGGGGCCTGGCCGGCCGTCGGGTGACCGCGTACCCGGCGCTGGAACTGGACATGAAGGCGGCCGGGGCCGAGTTCGAGGACTCCGAGACCGTGGTCGACGGCACCCTCGTCTCGGCCCGGGCCTGGCCGGACCACTCGCGTTGGATGCGGGAGTTCCTGACGGTGCTGCGCGGCAAGGCCCCGGTGGCCTGA
- a CDS encoding endonuclease I family protein, with protein sequence MRISRLTPWAAGLAAAALFAVPAAASAGQQRQAAGENPTAAAADPYADYYASAQGKTGPALKTALHDIIKTQSKVSYEGVWNALKVTDEDPANPNNVILVYSGRSQSKATNGGGANDWNREHVWAKSHGDFGTATGPGTDLHHLRPEDVTVNSTRGNKDFDKGGSPVSEAPGSRTDADSFEPRDAVKGDVARMLLYMAVRYDGGDGFANLELNDKVNNGSAPAMGRISLLKQWNQMDPPDAFEQRRNQVIFDRYQHNRNPFIDHPEWVNSIW encoded by the coding sequence ATGAGAATCTCGCGCCTGACCCCTTGGGCTGCCGGCCTCGCCGCCGCCGCCCTGTTCGCCGTACCGGCGGCCGCGTCCGCCGGCCAGCAGCGCCAAGCCGCCGGGGAGAACCCGACGGCCGCCGCGGCGGACCCGTACGCGGACTACTACGCGAGTGCCCAGGGCAAGACCGGGCCCGCGCTGAAGACCGCCCTGCACGACATCATCAAGACCCAGTCCAAGGTGTCCTACGAGGGTGTGTGGAACGCCCTGAAGGTGACCGACGAGGACCCGGCGAACCCCAACAACGTCATCCTGGTCTACTCCGGCCGCTCCCAGTCCAAGGCGACGAACGGCGGCGGCGCCAACGACTGGAACCGCGAGCACGTCTGGGCCAAGAGCCACGGCGACTTCGGCACCGCCACCGGCCCGGGCACCGACCTGCACCACCTGCGCCCGGAGGACGTCACCGTCAACAGCACCCGGGGCAACAAGGACTTCGACAAGGGCGGCAGCCCGGTCAGCGAGGCACCGGGCAGCCGGACCGACGCCGACTCCTTCGAGCCGCGCGACGCGGTCAAGGGCGACGTGGCGCGGATGCTGCTGTACATGGCCGTCCGCTACGACGGTGGTGACGGCTTCGCGAACCTGGAGCTGAACGACAAGGTCAACAACGGTTCGGCCCCCGCGATGGGCCGGATCAGCCTGCTGAAGCAGTGGAACCAGATGGACCCGCCGGACGCCTTCGAGCAGCGCCGCAACCAGGTCATATTCGACCGGTACCAGCACAACCGCAACCCCTTCATCGACCACCCGGAGTGGGTCAACTCCATCTGGTGA
- a CDS encoding DUF3040 domain-containing protein gives MDGAGLSDREQRALSAIEAELKGDRSLDRILRSATSHRRHRIVAAWLLGAAAAVLFVAASLTVSRLLIWVFAAVWTSAVVLALPLVGQCLQRRRARVDRTARP, from the coding sequence ATGGACGGAGCCGGACTCTCCGATCGCGAGCAGCGCGCCCTCTCGGCGATCGAGGCCGAACTCAAGGGTGACCGTTCCCTCGACCGGATCCTGCGGTCCGCCACGTCGCACCGGCGTCACCGCATCGTGGCCGCTTGGCTGCTCGGTGCGGCGGCGGCGGTGCTGTTCGTGGCGGCCTCGCTCACCGTCTCCCGGCTCCTGATCTGGGTCTTCGCCGCCGTCTGGACGTCTGCGGTGGTTCTGGCTCTGCCGCTGGTCGGCCAGTGTCTCCAGCGCCGCCGCGCGCGCGTCGACCGCACGGCGCGGCCGTAG
- a CDS encoding beta-N-acetylhexosaminidase produces MSTPRRHTRVRTIATATVAALVTLALPGCTAASDEARAPGDPGSSTASATAAVPAEAAPTPTPSPTYPLSTAPRTIPAVREHVPARGPGWKPTPEARVVVSPDDTAALSDEAKLLAGELRIGYGASAAPRAGDVELSLDAGASGGPESYTMDVKDGRVRINGPDQAGVFYGTRTLKQAVKGAGSAPEGTVRDAPAKPQRGLNLDVARKHFSPDWIEDRLREMADLKLNQLGLHFSDDQAFRIQSDTHPEIVSTPHLTKAQVREINALAARLHITVVPEIDSPGHLGAVLRAHPDLQLRDTQGRAVKGAVDISNPASAKLVDELLREYLPLFPGGAWHLGADEYQALVYRDPQASFPQLARAAQQRYGPSARVQDLATGWLNDRAAVVRPSGKALKAWNDGFFAGGVTNAAKDIQVEYWTGKENGARPPLEYLREGRKLVNLNDEFLYYVLGEPNQFTYPTGKRIYEQWTPLVLRGTTPVPASYGPQILGGRLAVWSDLAGAQTQAQVAAGIQAPLAALSQKVWDARTPQLPWPDFKALADRL; encoded by the coding sequence ATGAGCACACCGAGACGGCACACGAGGGTCCGCACCATCGCGACGGCAACGGTCGCCGCGCTGGTCACCCTTGCCCTCCCGGGCTGCACGGCCGCCTCGGACGAGGCGCGCGCCCCCGGTGACCCGGGTTCCTCCACCGCCTCCGCCACGGCGGCGGTCCCGGCCGAGGCCGCCCCCACCCCCACGCCGAGCCCGACCTACCCGTTGTCCACCGCTCCGCGCACCATCCCTGCGGTACGGGAGCACGTGCCCGCCCGCGGGCCCGGCTGGAAGCCCACCCCCGAAGCCCGCGTGGTCGTCTCCCCGGACGACACCGCAGCGCTCTCCGACGAAGCCAAGCTGCTCGCCGGCGAACTGCGCATCGGATACGGGGCGTCGGCGGCGCCGCGCGCCGGCGACGTGGAGCTGTCCCTGGACGCGGGCGCCTCGGGAGGGCCCGAGTCGTACACCATGGACGTCAAGGACGGCCGCGTCCGGATCAACGGCCCCGACCAGGCCGGAGTCTTCTACGGCACCCGCACCCTCAAGCAGGCGGTCAAGGGCGCCGGTTCGGCCCCCGAGGGCACCGTGCGCGACGCCCCCGCGAAACCCCAGCGCGGCCTCAACCTCGACGTAGCCCGCAAGCACTTCAGCCCGGACTGGATCGAGGACCGGCTGCGCGAGATGGCCGACCTCAAGCTCAACCAGCTCGGCCTGCACTTCTCCGACGACCAGGCCTTCCGCATCCAGTCCGACACGCACCCCGAGATCGTCTCCACCCCGCACCTGACCAAGGCCCAGGTCCGCGAGATCAACGCGCTCGCCGCCCGGCTGCACATCACGGTGGTCCCCGAGATCGACTCGCCCGGCCACCTCGGCGCGGTCCTGCGCGCCCACCCCGACCTGCAGCTGCGCGACACGCAGGGGCGGGCCGTCAAGGGGGCCGTGGACATATCGAACCCGGCCTCCGCCAAGCTCGTGGACGAGCTGCTGCGCGAGTACCTTCCGCTCTTCCCCGGAGGGGCCTGGCACCTGGGCGCCGACGAGTACCAGGCGCTGGTCTACCGCGACCCGCAGGCCTCCTTCCCCCAGCTCGCCCGGGCCGCCCAGCAGCGGTACGGGCCCTCGGCGCGGGTCCAGGACCTGGCGACGGGCTGGCTGAACGACCGCGCCGCCGTGGTCCGGCCGTCGGGCAAGGCGCTCAAGGCGTGGAACGACGGGTTCTTCGCGGGCGGGGTGACGAACGCCGCCAAGGACATCCAGGTCGAGTACTGGACCGGCAAGGAGAACGGCGCCCGGCCGCCGCTGGAGTACCTGCGCGAGGGCCGCAAGCTCGTCAACCTCAACGACGAGTTCCTCTACTACGTGCTGGGGGAGCCCAACCAGTTCACGTACCCCACCGGGAAGCGGATCTACGAGCAGTGGACCCCGCTCGTCCTGCGCGGCACGACCCCCGTCCCGGCCTCGTACGGGCCGCAGATCCTGGGCGGGCGCCTCGCCGTCTGGAGCGACCTGGCGGGTGCCCAGACGCAGGCCCAGGTGGCCGCGGGCATCCAGGCTCCGCTGGCAGCGCTGTCCCAGAAGGTGTGGGACGCACGCACGCCCCAGCTGCCCTGGCCCGACTTCAAGGCCCTCGCCGACCGGCTCTGA
- a CDS encoding GlcG/HbpS family heme-binding protein: MSTPTRTAVAPLTTEDAELLVATATAAAGAAGATVSVTVLDAGGHLLAFRRDDRAVLISGETSTRKAYTALQLNAPTADLVDAVRPGGPFHTLPTALDRPLLFIAGGLPVHRDGRLIGAIGVGGGAPEQDHGFAAAARDALV; the protein is encoded by the coding sequence ATGTCCACCCCCACCCGCACCGCCGTCGCCCCGCTGACCACCGAGGACGCCGAGCTGCTCGTCGCCACCGCAACGGCCGCCGCCGGAGCGGCCGGGGCCACGGTCAGCGTCACCGTCCTCGACGCTGGTGGCCACCTCCTCGCCTTCCGCCGCGACGACCGCGCCGTGCTGATCTCCGGCGAGACCAGCACCCGCAAGGCCTACACCGCGCTCCAGCTGAACGCGCCCACCGCCGACCTCGTCGATGCCGTCCGGCCGGGCGGCCCCTTCCACACCCTGCCCACGGCCCTCGACCGACCGCTGCTGTTCATCGCGGGCGGGCTGCCCGTCCACCGCGACGGCCGGCTCATCGGCGCCATCGGCGTCGGCGGCGGCGCCCCCGAGCAGGACCACGGCTTCGCCGCCGCCGCGCGGGACGCCCTCGTCTGA
- a CDS encoding MFS transporter has translation MPLALLALAVGAFGIGTTEFVIMGLLPEVAGTYGVSIPAAGFLVTGYALGVVLGAPLMTVLGTRIPRKRMLMLLMGLFVAGNVLSALAPAFGVMLAGRVVASLAHGAFFGIGAVVAAELVAPEKKAGAIAMMFTGLTVANVVGVPLGTFVGQTLGWRVTFLIVAALGVAGLLGIARLVPELPRPEGGVRTRSELAAFRNVQVLLAMAMTVLGFGGVFAAITYITPMMTDVAGFADTSVTWLLVLFGLGMVAGNLIGGRYADRALMPMLYVALGALAVTLAVFTFTAHTKVGAALTLVLIGALGFATVPPLQKRVLDQAAGAPTLASAVNIGAFNLGNALAAWLGGLVIAAGLGWTAPNWVGAALAASALVLALASGALERRTARRAARGDRGPAVAAGAPAATAAVPAHH, from the coding sequence ATGCCTCTCGCACTCCTCGCCCTCGCCGTCGGGGCCTTCGGGATCGGCACCACCGAATTCGTGATCATGGGCCTGCTCCCCGAGGTCGCCGGCACGTACGGGGTCTCGATCCCCGCCGCGGGCTTCCTGGTCACCGGCTACGCCCTCGGCGTCGTCCTCGGCGCGCCCCTCATGACCGTGCTCGGCACCCGCATTCCCCGCAAGCGCATGCTGATGCTGCTCATGGGCCTCTTCGTCGCGGGCAACGTGCTCTCCGCCCTCGCCCCCGCCTTCGGCGTCATGCTCGCCGGACGCGTCGTCGCCTCACTCGCCCACGGCGCCTTCTTCGGCATCGGCGCGGTCGTCGCCGCCGAACTCGTCGCCCCCGAGAAGAAGGCCGGCGCCATCGCCATGATGTTCACCGGACTGACCGTCGCCAACGTCGTCGGCGTCCCCCTCGGCACGTTCGTCGGGCAGACCCTCGGCTGGCGCGTCACCTTCCTGATCGTCGCCGCGCTCGGCGTCGCCGGTCTGCTCGGCATCGCCCGGCTGGTACCCGAGCTGCCCCGGCCCGAGGGCGGGGTGCGGACCCGCAGCGAGCTCGCCGCCTTCCGCAACGTCCAGGTGCTGCTCGCGATGGCGATGACCGTCCTCGGCTTCGGCGGCGTCTTCGCCGCGATCACCTACATCACCCCGATGATGACCGACGTCGCAGGCTTCGCCGACACCTCCGTCACCTGGCTCCTCGTCCTCTTCGGCCTGGGCATGGTCGCCGGCAACCTCATCGGCGGCCGGTACGCCGACCGCGCGCTGATGCCGATGCTGTACGTGGCCCTGGGCGCCCTGGCCGTCACCCTCGCCGTCTTCACCTTCACCGCCCACACCAAGGTCGGCGCGGCGCTCACGCTCGTACTGATCGGCGCCCTCGGCTTCGCCACCGTCCCGCCGCTCCAGAAGCGGGTCCTGGACCAGGCTGCCGGGGCGCCCACCTTGGCCTCGGCCGTCAACATCGGCGCCTTCAACCTCGGCAACGCCCTCGCCGCCTGGCTCGGCGGGCTGGTGATCGCCGCCGGCCTCGGCTGGACCGCCCCCAACTGGGTCGGTGCGGCGCTGGCCGCCTCCGCCCTGGTGCTCGCCCTCGCTTCCGGCGCGCTGGAACGCCGTACGGCGCGGCGCGCGGCCCGCGGCGACCGGGGCCCGGCCGTGGCGGCCGGTGCACCCGCGGCCACCGCGGCCGTCCCCGCCCACCACTGA
- a CDS encoding MarR family winged helix-turn-helix transcriptional regulator, producing MTATDSALTALSQGWCALSLLHGRIEAHIERALQAGHGLSVREYSLLDVLSRQHNGPGGHLRMHQVADSVVLSQSATTRLVSRLEDRGLLNRYICDTDRRGIYTDVSEAGLTLLAAARPTNDTALREALDEASRTPELAPLVTAVENLRS from the coding sequence ATGACGGCCACGGACAGCGCGCTCACCGCCCTTTCCCAGGGCTGGTGCGCCCTCTCCCTCCTGCACGGGCGGATCGAGGCGCACATCGAACGGGCCCTGCAGGCCGGCCACGGCCTGAGCGTGCGCGAGTACTCGCTGCTCGACGTCCTCAGCCGCCAGCACAACGGCCCGGGCGGTCACCTCCGGATGCACCAGGTCGCCGACTCGGTGGTGCTCAGCCAGAGCGCGACGACCCGGCTGGTGAGCAGGCTGGAGGACCGCGGCCTGCTGAACCGCTACATCTGCGACACCGACCGTCGGGGCATCTACACCGACGTCAGCGAGGCGGGCCTGACCCTCCTGGCCGCGGCCCGCCCCACCAACGACACCGCCCTGCGCGAGGCCCTGGACGAGGCCTCGCGCACCCCTGAACTCGCCCCGCTGGTCACCGCGGTGGAGAACCTCCGGAGCTGA
- a CDS encoding RNA polymerase sigma factor → MPGFGRAWRGLWSLLRRDRSAPPASPRSYGSSYGSSSPYDRTDHGDQRPPTVTELYHAHRLRMVRLAVLLVDDLATAEDVVQDAFTALYRRHGEQIAEVDNALGYLRTAVVNTSRSVLRRRRTVRAWTPPAAADIPSAEDHVVLDEAHREVLAALGRLTPRRRQVLVLRYWADLSEAEIAATLGISRGAVKSNASRGLDALERILEGRI, encoded by the coding sequence ATGCCCGGCTTCGGCCGGGCGTGGCGGGGCCTTTGGTCGTTGCTGCGCCGGGACCGTTCCGCCCCGCCGGCCTCCCCGCGGTCGTACGGCTCCTCGTACGGTTCCTCGTCGCCCTACGACCGCACGGACCACGGCGACCAACGGCCGCCCACCGTCACCGAGCTCTACCACGCGCACCGTTTGCGGATGGTCCGGCTCGCGGTGCTGCTCGTCGACGACCTGGCCACCGCCGAGGACGTGGTCCAGGACGCCTTCACGGCCCTCTACCGGCGGCACGGGGAGCAGATCGCCGAAGTCGACAACGCGCTGGGCTACCTGCGCACCGCGGTGGTCAACACCTCGCGCTCGGTGCTGCGCCGTCGGCGCACCGTCCGGGCCTGGACCCCGCCCGCGGCTGCCGACATACCGTCCGCCGAGGACCACGTGGTCCTGGACGAGGCGCACCGCGAGGTGCTCGCCGCGCTCGGCCGGCTCACGCCGCGCCGCCGTCAGGTGCTGGTGCTGCGGTACTGGGCCGACCTCAGTGAAGCGGAGATCGCGGCCACCCTCGGGATCAGCCGGGGAGCGGTGAAGTCCAACGCGAGCCGCGGCCTGGACGCCCTGGAACGGATTCTGGAGGGACGGATATGA
- a CDS encoding LAETG motif-containing sortase-dependent surface protein, translated as MKNPKRVPPAFRRTAVTAAAAAVAVALAGPAFAASGGSAAPSPSVSVPASASPTAGGPKPSPSVSTPPSAGSGTGSASPSAAPGVRPSAPSDARPSASPSEPGAAPAAPAAPGAAELAHTGSSATTIAMGAGATVLVLAGAGALYAVRRRANS; from the coding sequence GTGAAGAACCCCAAGCGCGTCCCCCCGGCCTTCCGTCGGACGGCCGTCACCGCTGCCGCCGCCGCAGTGGCCGTCGCCCTCGCCGGTCCCGCCTTCGCCGCGAGCGGCGGCTCGGCCGCGCCCTCCCCGTCGGTCAGCGTGCCGGCCAGCGCGTCGCCCACCGCGGGCGGGCCCAAGCCCTCCCCGTCGGTGAGCACCCCGCCGAGCGCGGGCTCGGGCACCGGGAGCGCGTCCCCCAGCGCCGCGCCCGGTGTCCGTCCGTCGGCCCCCTCGGACGCCCGGCCCAGCGCGTCGCCCTCCGAGCCGGGCGCCGCACCTGCCGCACCGGCCGCACCCGGCGCGGCGGAGCTCGCGCATACTGGCTCCTCGGCGACGACCATCGCCATGGGGGCGGGGGCCACGGTTCTGGTCCTCGCCGGCGCGGGAGCCCTGTACGCCGTACGGCGCCGCGCGAACAGCTGA
- the pdxR gene encoding MocR-like pyridoxine biosynthesis transcription factor PdxR: MSRSKEGVTQGSKGPSGSDFLQLDVGQAPPGGRTEWLAGRLRAAIADGTLPIGSRLPASRVLAAELRVSRGLVTEAYQRLAETGQVSGRGRGGTVVVAAPPPVAVPSRPPERGGLVDALRAVPCRIDLSPGVPDLTAFPRTAWLQVERRVLASLTPADFGYGNPQGAPALREAVVGWLARNRGIRADPDEVVVVAGVAQALALLAHVLREEGVHRIAVEDPGSLGARQQLEYGLMETVPVRVDQAGLDVAALRASGAGAVLLTPAHQFPTGVVLDGERRRALLGWAAAGGLVIEDDYDAEHRYDRAPVPALRALLPEAVCYAGSVSKLLAPALRLGWLLVPPRLRDAVTAAKRYADLGNPVLAQLVLARLMDSGELERHLRFVRRRHRRRRDAMLRAVAELLPGARVHGAAAGLHLMVTFDGAGFDDTALASAALALGVKTHPLSWHRVRPGPPGLILGYAAGSAGEIEEGIATLATALEGVLDGPPETGRKVFPERRQPPGGSRVVRG; encoded by the coding sequence ATGAGCAGGTCCAAAGAAGGCGTCACCCAGGGGTCCAAAGGCCCGAGCGGCTCGGACTTCCTCCAGCTCGACGTCGGCCAGGCTCCACCGGGCGGCCGCACCGAATGGCTGGCGGGCCGGCTCCGCGCAGCCATCGCCGACGGCACCCTCCCGATCGGCAGCCGGCTCCCGGCCAGCCGTGTCCTCGCCGCCGAACTGCGCGTCTCCCGGGGGCTGGTCACCGAGGCCTACCAGCGCCTCGCCGAGACCGGCCAGGTCAGCGGCCGCGGCCGGGGCGGCACCGTGGTCGTCGCCGCCCCGCCGCCGGTGGCCGTCCCCTCCCGCCCACCGGAGCGCGGTGGGCTCGTCGACGCCCTGCGCGCCGTGCCGTGCCGGATCGACCTGTCACCCGGGGTCCCCGACCTCACCGCCTTTCCGCGCACGGCCTGGCTGCAGGTGGAGCGCCGGGTCCTCGCCTCGCTCACCCCGGCCGACTTCGGTTACGGGAACCCCCAGGGCGCGCCCGCACTGCGCGAGGCGGTCGTCGGCTGGCTGGCCCGGAACCGGGGGATCCGGGCCGACCCCGACGAGGTGGTCGTCGTCGCGGGCGTCGCCCAGGCGCTGGCGCTGCTGGCGCACGTCCTGCGGGAGGAAGGCGTCCACCGGATCGCGGTGGAGGACCCGGGCTCGCTGGGCGCCCGGCAGCAACTGGAGTACGGGCTGATGGAGACGGTCCCCGTACGGGTGGACCAGGCCGGGCTGGACGTGGCCGCGCTGAGGGCGAGCGGGGCGGGGGCCGTCCTGCTCACCCCGGCGCACCAGTTCCCGACCGGGGTCGTCCTCGACGGCGAGCGCCGCCGGGCCCTGCTCGGCTGGGCGGCCGCCGGGGGGCTGGTCATCGAGGACGACTACGACGCCGAGCACCGCTACGACCGGGCCCCGGTCCCCGCGCTGCGCGCCCTGCTGCCCGAGGCGGTCTGCTACGCCGGCAGCGTGTCCAAGCTGCTCGCCCCCGCCCTGCGCCTGGGCTGGCTGTTGGTCCCGCCGCGCCTGCGCGACGCCGTGACCGCCGCCAAGCGCTACGCCGACCTCGGCAATCCGGTCCTCGCCCAGTTGGTCCTCGCCCGGCTGATGGACTCGGGCGAGCTGGAACGGCACCTGCGCTTCGTCCGGCGCCGCCACCGCCGCCGCCGCGACGCCATGCTCCGGGCCGTCGCCGAGCTGCTGCCCGGCGCCCGGGTGCACGGCGCGGCGGCCGGGCTGCACCTGATGGTCACCTTCGACGGTGCCGGCTTCGACGACACGGCCCTGGCCTCGGCGGCCCTGGCCCTGGGGGTCAAGACCCACCCGCTGTCCTGGCACCGGGTCCGGCCCGGCCCGCCGGGTCTGATCCTCGGCTACGCGGCGGGCTCGGCCGGAGAGATCGAAGAGGGCATCGCCACCCTGGCCACGGCCCTGGAGGGGGTCCTGGACGGGCCCCCGGAAACCGGTCGGAAAGTTTTTCCGGAACGGCGGCAACCTCCCGGGGGGTCGCGCGTCGTGCGGGGGTGA